The genomic segment TCCGGCCAAGGTGGCCGGCAAGATCGTCCTGTGCCTGCGCGGCGGTAACAGCCGTACCGACAAGAGCCTCGCTGTGCGACAGGCCGGCGGCGTCGGGATGATCCTCTACAACAACCCCGACAACTCGGTCAACGCCGACTACCACTTCGTCCCGACCGTCCACGTCAACAGCGCGGCCGGGCTGGCGATCAAGGCGTACGCGGCCGCGGCGGGGGCCACCGCGTCGCTGTCGGCCAGCACCCAGGTCAAGGTCCGGGCACCCGAGATGGCGGCCTTCTCGTCCCGCGGTCCCGCCCTGGCGGGCGGCGGCGACCTGCTCAAGCCGGACATCACGGCGCCCGGCGTCGACGTGGTGGCACCGGTCGCCCCGCCCAACAACAACGGCCGTACGTGGGACGCGTACTCCGGCACCTCGATGTCGAGCCCGCACATCGCCGGCCTGGCCGCCCTGATGGCCGGCGAGAACCCCGGCTGGTCACCGATGTGGATCAAATCGGCGATGATGACCACGGCCGGTCAGACGGACAACGCCGGTCAGCCGATCCAGCGGGCCGGCACGCCGGCGACGCCGCTGGACTTCGGCGCGGGGCACGTGCGGCCCGGCCGGGCCTACCGTCCGGGCCTGGTCTACGACTCGGCCTACCCCGACTGGATCCGCTTCGTCTGCGGCGCCGGGGCCACCGGTTCGGCCTGCGATCAGTACGGTTCGAGGGACCCGAGCGATCTCAACTACCCGTCGATCGCGGTCGGTGACCTGGCCGGCAAGCAGACCATCACCCGTACGGTGAAGAACGTCAGCAAACTGCCGGGGCTCTACGAGGCGAAGATCCAGGCGCCGGCCGGTACGACCGTGACGGTCACGCCCCAGCGGTTCGCCATCCTGCCCGGCAAGTCGGTGTCCTACAAGGTCACCGTCACCCGCACCGACGCGCCCGTCGGCCAGTGGTCCTTCGGCGCGCTCACGTGGGTCAACAAGGCCGGGTCGGGCGGGCTCGTCTCGTCCGACGTCCGCAGTCCGATCGCCGTACGGCCGGTTGCCCTCGCGGCCCCGGCCGAGGTCGAGGGCACCGGCGTCAGCGGGTCGGCGACGCTGCCGGTCACGCCCGGGTTCTCCGGCACGCTGACCGCCGCACCGGCCGGCCTGGTCGCCTCCACCGTCGAGCGGCGCCGCCTGGTCGGCACGGAGACCGATTTCGACACCGGCGCGCCGGCCGAGACACCCGCGGTGACCAAGGTGACGCTCACCGTGCCGGCCGGCACCCGCCTGGCCCGGGTGGCCACCTTCGACGCCGATCACCCGGCCGGCACCGACCTGGACCTGTTCGCCTACCGCGCCGGCACCAACACGCCGGCCGGGTCGAGCGGCGGCGGGACCGCGGAGGAGGAGATCACACTGCCGGCCGGTTCGTACGACATCTACGTCGTGCAGTTCGCTGTTCCGGCCGGAGTGACCGAGCAGGACGCGGTGCTGCACTCCTGGGTCGTCGGCGACACCGCCGCGGGGAACCTGACGGTCACCCCGGCCACCCAGCCGGTCACGCGGGGCGAGCCCGCCCGGGTGACCGCCGCCTGGACCGGCCTTACAGCCGGGACCCGGTATCTGGGCGCGGTCGTCTACGGCGACGGCACGGCGCCCATCGGTCAGACCGTGCTGACAGTCAACCCGTGAGGTGACGCGGGGACCCGGCCGCGCCGGCCGGGTCCCCGCCGCCCGCAGCCGCTCCGCCTGACAAATACGAGGTGGGCAACGACCCCACCTTCTCCACGTCGGCGTGGTGCGGTGCCCATCCCCGTACCCGCTCGACCGGTCAGGCCTGGACCGCCGCGACGAGTGGCTGGGGGCCGGCATCCAGAGGATGGACACCGCGAGGATCAAGCACAGCACCGCATAACCTGCGACGTACCAGCCGGGGTGGCCCTTGGGTTCGTGGTCCCCCGTCCAGAAGTACCGGAACATCTGCCAGCAGGCCAGCGGCACGACAACCAGCAGGACGCCGACGACCGCCATCGCCCGGTCGTTGCACCCGGTGAACGAGCAGGCGGCGAGAGCGGCTACGGCCCGATTCCTCGCAAGGGCGGTGCCCTGCACCGCCCACCCGCAGGCTTCGCGAGTGATGCACGCCTCTACCGGGTCGGGCACGGCCGGCTCTGCGTCGTCGAGCGCGTTATCTCGGGCCGGGACGTGGGTGAACAACCCCTCGGCATCCCATGGCTCGGGCGTACGGCCGGTTCGGCTACGCGGGCACGCTCAGGTGCTCGGCGCGGGCGTTCAACTGCTCTTCGAGCCGGACCTGCTCGGTGACGTCGTAGGCGTACTTGATCACCTTCACCGGCCGGCCGGACAGGTCCAGAATCGGGTTGTAGCTGGACTGGAGCCAGACGTCACGGCCGTCCTTGCCGCGCCGGTGGAAACGGCCGGAACGGAACTCACCGTTGCGCAGACGCGCCCACAGGTCCCGGTACTCGTCGGAGGCGGCGTACTCGTCGGTGCAGAACATCGAGTGGTGCCGCCCGACGATCTCCTCCAGCGCATACCCGACGGTGTTCAGGAAGTTCTCGTTGGCCGTGAGGATCCGGCCGTCCAGGTCGAACTCGATCACCGCCTGGGAGCGGTCGATCGCGGCCAGCCGACCGGCGTACTCGACGTTGCGCAGCTTCTCGGCCGTCACGTCGTTGGCGAACTTCACCACCTTCACCGGCTTGCCGTCGGCGTCGAGGATCGGGTTGTACGTCGCCCGGATCCACACCTCCCGGCCGTCCTTGGCGATACGCCGGTACTCGGCGGAGTGGAACTCCCCCCGGCCCAGCTTCTCCCAGAAGGCCCGGTACTCCGGCCGGTCCGCCTCCGCGGCGTCGACGAAGATCCGATGATGCCGGCCGACGATCTCCTCCAAGCGGTAACCCATCAGGCCGAGGAACACGTCGTTGGCCTCCAGCACGGTTCCCTCGAGGTCGAACTCGATGACCGCCTGCGAGCGCCGGATCGCGGTCACCTTGCCCTCGAAGTCGGCGTTGCGGGTCTTGGCCTCGGTCACGTCGC from the Paractinoplanes abujensis genome contains:
- a CDS encoding S8 family peptidase gives rise to the protein MSPRRSVQFAVAAAASVALVAGGAGAARSAPAVATSLYIVQLAAPPVAAYTGGVTGIPATRPAPGGKVDLASNAVKAYRAHLRSERQRTQKRVGLSASEAVYEYDVAFSGYAARLSAGEAQALRQSPGVLAVSKNTVHKADTISTPEMLGLTGRGGVWQREFGGPSKAGLGVIVGVLDTGIWPENPAFAALPSPRPDQRTIDAKWRGVCQRGEETDPARTVTCNNKLIGARYYTEGSLDETNEREFRSPRDYNGHGSHTAGTAVGNHDVPATIDGRVVGDASGMAPAARLAVYKVLWDQGTGSGSGSTVDLVAAINDAVADGVDVINYSISGSTSSFVDPVELAFLNAANAGVFVAASAGNSGPAAGTVAHNSPWITTVAASTHDRGAEKSVTLGNGVTYQGVGQGPAVPSAPLIDSPQAGLAGAPANEVGLCYSGRLDPAKVAGKIVLCLRGGNSRTDKSLAVRQAGGVGMILYNNPDNSVNADYHFVPTVHVNSAAGLAIKAYAAAAGATASLSASTQVKVRAPEMAAFSSRGPALAGGGDLLKPDITAPGVDVVAPVAPPNNNGRTWDAYSGTSMSSPHIAGLAALMAGENPGWSPMWIKSAMMTTAGQTDNAGQPIQRAGTPATPLDFGAGHVRPGRAYRPGLVYDSAYPDWIRFVCGAGATGSACDQYGSRDPSDLNYPSIAVGDLAGKQTITRTVKNVSKLPGLYEAKIQAPAGTTVTVTPQRFAILPGKSVSYKVTVTRTDAPVGQWSFGALTWVNKAGSGGLVSSDVRSPIAVRPVALAAPAEVEGTGVSGSATLPVTPGFSGTLTAAPAGLVASTVERRRLVGTETDFDTGAPAETPAVTKVTLTVPAGTRLARVATFDADHPAGTDLDLFAYRAGTNTPAGSSGGGTAEEEITLPAGSYDIYVVQFAVPAGVTEQDAVLHSWVVGDTAAGNLTVTPATQPVTRGEPARVTAAWTGLTAGTRYLGAVVYGDGTAPIGQTVLTVNP
- a CDS encoding PAS domain-containing protein, with the translated sequence MSDQTTTTGSADELLAELQSQVEAYERGSATAEYSPEGRILRANDAFAELVGADPAEIVGTEHRSLVSPEVSGSAEYAGLWEQLRSGSNHTGEFRLLWQGSGDRWIRSSWVPVKNRAGQVVKVIEHALDVTEGKRAAADAQGKIQAISRSQAVIEFDLDGHILDANENFLAVVGYGADEVIGRHHRMFVSPDTAESAEYADFWRRLRQGEFVSGEFHRYGKQGRDVWLQATYNPIFGPDGKPWKVVKFASDVTEAKTRNADFEGKVTAIRRSQAVIEFDLEGTVLEANDVFLGLMGYRLEEIVGRHHRIFVDAAEADRPEYRAFWEKLGRGEFHSAEYRRIAKDGREVWIRATYNPILDADGKPVKVVKFANDVTAEKLRNVEYAGRLAAIDRSQAVIEFDLDGRILTANENFLNTVGYALEEIVGRHHSMFCTDEYAASDEYRDLWARLRNGEFRSGRFHRRGKDGRDVWLQSSYNPILDLSGRPVKVIKYAYDVTEQVRLEEQLNARAEHLSVPA